In the Silene latifolia isolate original U9 population chromosome 1, ASM4854445v1, whole genome shotgun sequence genome, TATTTCCATTTCTTATAAACTGCCCGGACTAAATCTTGTGATGATTCAATGCTTGTAACCGTTTCATAAAAATAAAGTTTTAATGGATAGAGAGAGAAAATATATTAACTAGATTGTTTAGAGCAATTTGGCTGTGTAGACTTCAACATTATGCAACATTTTAAACTTTAACACAAAGAAGTAAAACTTTATTAAATTTGAAAATAGTACCGACTAccaaatactccctcccatccactcttttcttctctatttcctaaaacggattattcaggttttctttcccttttctttttgaaaaagtttttattaatattatactcatACCTCTCTCCACCCGTCAAACCCCAccatatcctttattaatatttaaatcTAATTATTTCTACCTttctccaataaccaaaccccactcatctcctttattaatatttaattcctaattatttaTACATACCCTCCACCCTTAATCTTCGTGTCGACTTCAAAGAGAAACAAAatagtggatgggagggagtattaactactccctccattcaactccacaaggccattatctcttttgcacactattcacaatcgaacattcaacttcaattttctctcgatacataagtaaaaatatattcatgtgagatcttatttgattcgtctttaagagtacattaaaaatatctaacttttataatttttgcaaatacgtaactaaagatatttgccGAGTAAAagtcgcgttgacaaacgtgataaagcataatggccttgtggagttgaatggagggagtagtatataaattaaaaatttataattttgcATCTTTTATAAAAATTAGTGGATCGGAATAACGATAAGTCGATAACTAATGACAAAATGAGAGGTGCTATTAAGGTGATCCTGTCACCTACGCAATGTAACTTCTTAAAATCTTAATTATTAAACTTCACTCTGTTACTTTACTAGTTCAGACTATAATAATTTCCAATTTGTCTTTTCTTTCCGAACTTTATATCTTGATTACGTCGTTAACGTTTCTTTCATCAACTTTAAATCTTAATTAATTCTTAATTACACCATTAACGTCTCTTTCACCAACTTCAAATCCTGATTACGCCGATAACTAGCGTTGCCGATATTGTATAAACAAAAAGCAATAACCACATGAATAAGTGATTTAGCCATTAAAAGTGTATAAATGGAAGTATATAGAGCTCTGAAGTTGATGAATTAGAGATAAGAGAAAACATGTGCCATAAGTCTTATAGACCATAACACAAGGAGAGCGAATCTTGATTCACATATTAATGGCACGTGACCTACAAATGTGAAGAGGCATACCATAACATGGTTGCCATGTGAACTGTGACTAATTTCATCTTCCCTACCATTATTATGGAGAATAATAACGACCTCAAATTTTATGTCATTAAGGCCCCGTGTTCAACTCCAAACTTCCTTTGTATTCATCTTAAGTTTTAAACGAGTTAAATAGTACTCCGTAGTGGATTACCCTGTACATAGGTAGATGAGAAAATATTTTGCCTTTCCTTAGACATTCTGTTTTTGTTATCCCATCCATTTACTTGACCCGTTTCATTATTTAAGAAggattaaggctctgtttggcacgacacttcagataacttatttgaccaaagtagcttattttacgaaaatttcagctacctgatttttttgcaagtgtttggcaagtagcttatttggtcaaataaggcacctaaaatgaaatgctacctcggGTAGCATGCATTTAAATCAgttacctgaaatgacttattttccattttcagTCTTTTTTAtctttataatattaaataattttcgtATCCTTTTACGTCGTTTTACCAAAATCATTACCTTTTCAAATTAGTTTGcaaaaacacatttttatataatcgattccTTATCACGCCCTAATTTTCGATTCATTACGATTCCTTTTCGGTTTGAGTTAATTTTTCCGAGTTTTAAATTATCTTTTCGCGGTAGTTTCTTGAAACAGTAACCACAAGACCATGTTTtcataaataagaatttgtggtaATTAATTCACGCTTGTACAAAACTTGTTATAATTGTGAAAATGATTTTAATCTGTCAAGATGCCTTCAATATGCTTCTTATTATGACATTTTACTAAGGTTGTCCACATATATTATATATGTAGACCCCGAAACAATTAATAATAGAAAGCGATATTTCAGATGCATGTATTATGTAAGGGTACATTTTCGATATAAGGCCGTTGATTGTTATTGAGTTTTCATAAAGTCAAATTAAATcaaatttgtgatttttttttgtgcAATATTTGACTTTTTATAGCTATACTAGGATAAGGTGAAGAAATTTAAATCCGCGTAAGAGAATTATTATTGAGTGCTATTTGTCTTGCTCATTTGGTTATGATCGCTGCACTATCGACTGACAGCAACTCATTATCTATTCGAAATTATACCAAAACATAAAATAATAATTCAACAAAAAAACATATTAAATCACCTGATAACTAGATATATATTTCTATATAAGCTTTTTTTCCCGAAGAAATTAACACACTTGAATACACCCCTACATCTAAATTTCTATATCAATCGAAAAAAAAAGGAGATCaaatccttcaaaaaaaaaaaagaaataaggcCGACATTACAACTTACAAATAcaaatggtaaaaaaaaagaaacaaaataaataataatGCTAATGTCATAAATTTGGATGTTGTATAGTACAAAATACGGAGGGGTTAGGTCCCATTGTATCCGCATGGTGGATGGATGATCGGATGGATAATATATCGAATTTAATTAGAGAGAGATTTAAATTCAATGAAGGTGGGAATGTGGAGAGGGAGCAAGTGAAGGTGGTGGTGTTGGGGGTTTGCATTGATAACACTTTGCAAAAAGGCCAAAAGTGTCAATTTGCCTAATAAAGTTGGTCATGCTTGCCCATCCTCCAAATCCAAACCCTACTATTAACACCCATACTACTATGAATATGTTGATTGCATACATTGCTGTCCAACTTGGTAGGAATGATGGAGGTTTTTCAGCTGCATTCTGCAAAATAGTTTAACCACGGAAATTTTTAGTATTGTACGGTAACatggtatattaggtaaaaaaatTGTTAGTTTTTGTGTTAATACAGAAGTCGAATTTAACCATGTTTTTCCTATTGGATCTTATTTAAACTTGTAAATGAACAAGAGAATAAAATATGTATAACGGGATGAAATGGAGGTAATACATATTTTAGCAGACACCTTGATTGATAAAAAATCACCTTAAGAAATATCATTTTTGTGTTAATACAGAAGTCGAATTTAACCCATtgaaatcaatcattaattttttattttgGGGTGTAAAGGAAACCACAAGGGCAATTATAATGCATGACGAGGTTTGAATCGAAGTCATGAGTACTACTGCTCATAACTTTCCAATTAAGTTAAGTTACATCTGCAAAATctatcatcatatcaaacaacagAAGATAAAGAGTGGTAAAAAGAAAAAGTCATtttaaaataaggagaatattTAATTTTAACTTTTATCGGGTCCTACAAAATATAACTTTTAAGCATGAATATTTCTTATGCCATAAGCAATAAGTTTTAAAGACATGAGGAGAAACTATTTGAGAATAGAACCTATATCTAATCAATGAAAAGATAATACTTTTTTAtaaaatgtgaccactttttTACGACGGTCACAATTTACGACGGgcaaatgtgaccatttttttatAAAATGTAACCACTCAAGTACTGTTCATAAAATGTCACTTataaaaaaatggtcacattttctcaAAAACTGATCACATTTGACCCGTCGTAAATGTGAAcagtatttgtgacggaatagtacccgtcacaagggagaattTGCGAATATCAAAATGGTACATCACAACTAATCATAATCATTTGAAAAGAAAAGATTCTTAgataaatacataaacaaattgAAAAAAAACGAATTGGGTTCAAGTATATCAAGAAAGGGGTGGATTGGAAACATATGGTTCCATTAACAACATGGAATAATTAGATTTTCATAGTGATTACCACATGCTAAGATCAGCATGAGATCATATATAAAATGAAATTTAACTACTTTCTTAATTATGATTAGTGACTTCTAGTACGGAATATAGCTTTTCATAGTGGAAATAAGtcaaataatagtgaaatcattAGTTAGTGACTATTTTTCCGATAATAGTGATTGTAGAATTTCGTACCACATCTCAAcataaaactttttatttcttcTTAATGATAgaaatttttatttctttttaatgGTAAAAGTCCATATATAGATGAAACTGATtctttatttttgaaattggtttCAAGAAACTCTTAACTCCTTATATATGTTTCCACAATGGCTATTACCCCTTAATTCCCATATTTTACCATTCAAAGTTTAATATATGAAGTAACTTATAGAAAATTGGACAAATTTTATTTACTTACTAAGTGttattttaattaaataatttcaCTAAAATGACTTTTACTAATTACCATACATTTTTAGTAAGAAGCACATCATCTTCACTAATTCATGAATTTAGAGCATCTTATCGTAAAGCTATTTTATAGAAACTACAGAACCTTAGTACCTTTCATTCAAAGGGGTAAATAGCTATGTTTGGTACTCCCTCTATTCCAGTAAATGATTAATATTTACTTTACTTTGTGAGtggaaataaaataaatgttaACTATTCAGTGGAATAAGGGGAGTATCAAAAGTTTCATATTATGCATGTCAAATTTAGTGGTGCATAAAATGTCAATAGTGCCAACTCACTTAACCTATCACACCAAGCTCCAAACTAAGGCAAGATAAAACATTAGTTGATTTAGAACTATACCAAATTGATGAACTAACTAAATGAAAATGACACACCACCTACATTTAATCTCTTAATCACATATGTACACAATTCAATAAATGTCCGTATAAGTGTTGGAGCTATAAGGATATGTCGGATCCCCAATTAATAGGCAATCCATGAAATTATATCAAATGTTTTCATTTTTCCAAAGCCATACATTGAAATAGAGCATTGAGTGTTGATTTAACACACAATAATACTTGGCCAAGAGGCAATGTTATGAAATTTATGTTAGTCAATTCATATTAGAATATTCTTTACAAAATTAATGCATTCACCTTCATATCTAAAGCTATGTTAGCAATACATTTAGGCCTTGTTTGGTAAACAGtggattaatttcagcataagcatATTATAAATGGCAGTTTTTATAAGAAGATTTGACTAACATATTATAATTAACcgaattaatttgagtgtttggtaattggcagattacgattagtagattgttacttttctttgtaaaatggagaaaaatttcctattttacaatatgctaaccaatataTTGGGGGTAAGCAACAtattgtaaaacaacatattgaccccaaatatgctgttttaatatgctgtttaccaaacactaaaattagcatattaattggtcaaacatgctaaaacccttgaatatgctaaaaattggtcAATATGTTGTTTATCAAACAACGCcttaatgtaatttatttcagCTAACTTATTTTTGTACAAGTATTTGATAAAtaacttatttaaccaaataaactAGCTGAAACGAAATGGCTACCTAGGCTAATATGTAAGAAATAAGTTACGAAGTACTTATATGTTTAAAGCATTTTATTTTACCAATATCAATTAGCTAATTTACCAAACATTTTTGATATATCTGACATTTGAATTTAAATAAATGAAGGTGCAAATGATAAAATATTAACATCCAGAAGACATGCATTTTAATTAAGATCGatcaataaaataaaacaaatatataCATATTTATATCACTATAATCTTTGTTTTTGAAGGGTTAAGCTCAAAATATGATATAAATAATCTACATTTATTCTAATAAATTATTTCACAAATTATATTTCAACGAAAACAATAAACTAGTCGTAATATATAAAAGCCAATTAGCCAAATAAAGTTTAGACCAAGTGccgtttgaaaaatcaaaaactcAACTAAAAAAACACGTATTAAAGTGATATTATATTGTAGTATATTTTATATAAATTATTGCTAAACTTTTTGTTAGAAAATCCGATATAATAAAAATCCGTACTTCAATTATCCGTTGTAAAAAGACAGAAATAAATAGACAactcaaagagaagaagaagatagGGTAAAGGGGCCGGGCTAATTAAAGCAATGGGGAAAATGGCACGAGGATGACAGTAATGACATTTGAACCGCGACTTGCATTGCTGCAACCTCAAAGATTATGTCTGATTCTTATGCTTTTGCATTTATGTTCCTCCGTGGTTATCAGGGAATACAATTTATTAATCCGTATCTTTAAATCAATCACAGAATCATACCGATTTATCACTAATTTATTGCACTTCCTACTTGCTAATCTAGATAGATAATGACCATAATTAATCCCGAGTCCCGTTTAAATTAACGGATATAGTTTCATAAAAACGTGTTATCATTCAAACCCGGTTCCATCTTCCTAAATTGATCCCGAAACAACCGGTGTTAAGGTTTTGccgagaaaaaggattacgcgTCCGGGTAGTCGCAAACCTCAGTAGTTTTTGAAGATATACACATTTTTTTCCGAAagatattaccatttataaatatagtttttgagcaatattatatttttttagtgtaatgttttagtaaatgtgctcaaaaactttatactaaagcagaactcaaaaactttaaaataaaactcggaaaataaacaataagaggtactacctcagatgtatagtctatgaactgggTTTTGCCTAAAACAACTTGTTTAATCCCGAGTTTGTTTAATTATGACGAGATAGTTACATAAAAATGTTATCATTCAGATTACCCAAGTTTCTGTTCTATCTTCCTAAAATGTTCAAAGCTAGGGTTGTACTACGGGGATTTAAAGTTTAGGCCTATTGTTCAGTATATTTCAGTCTTAACTATTTAGGCGAAGACTCTTTTCAATACCTTTATAAAAAGAATTGATATAATAGTTGAATTGTAATCTACTCAAATCCCTAGTTTCTACTTTCTAAGCAAACTCATAcaccacttttttttttcaagtatTAACATTGCAATTTGCAAGGACATGATAATGATGATTTCACATGGGAAAAAAGATACACATGCACCATGTTATCAATATActcaacaataaaaaaaattaattagttaataaaGACGGTCTTACATGTAAAACGAtccttttatataaaaaaaacaccatttatttattgcttcaataaataatattttttataTAAATGGACTGTCTCACAGCATGAAACCGTAGCGTTATATGACGTACCTGTCGAGAAGAGGCAGATCGATAAGTGAGCATATGAGCAAGAGCAGGAATAATATAGACAGTGAAGCTAACCAAAAGAGCACCCACAGCTGAATTAATTGGTCCAAAAAATGGAAATATAATAGCTAAAAACCATATTGGTATAACCACTGGTAATCTTGCTATTGCTCTTACACATATACTCTTTGTATCATGCATTCCAATTACTTTCTCCCATACAAAGTATAATGGTGTGCATGCAAATCCAAATGTGATAAACTGCATTTTACACATTACAGTACAATTTAGTTATTATCATTATCAACTGGATAAAATTATGGTAATTTGCTTGGTACAATTCGAGTTATGAATGTGAAAACATAAATTCCTAGTTCAAATATGGTAAATTTAGACGCAATTTATTATGTGATGAACTGCATTTCACACATTGGAGTAcaattagttattattattattattgttttgatAATATATGCTAATATGCATGGTACAATATTACAATTCGACTTATAAATGTGAAATATAAATTTCTAGATCAAATATGGTAAATTGAACGTAATTTTCATTTCTGATCGTTTCAAACAGTCGGCTTTAGTTCAGATTGCATACATTTTAGTTGCTTTAAAACGCCTAAAATGTAAGCAATCTGAACTAAGGTTGACTATTTCCGTTGTCGAAACAATCCGCCTTAATTCGAGTATTTATTTTTTCAATGGTAagtatgaaatggaagagtgATTTTTAAAATTAAGTAAACCACTTGTTGAAGTATTAATTAGTTTAACGTAAAAAAAAGTGGTACGACTAAACGTATTTGTACGTTAAACCCATCAAAGTCAACCAAACTGTAAGACAGACTTTAGTCAGTAAAATAGTCTTTTTTTACTGACAGAATTAGATGTACTGTACTAGATCTGACAGTAAAGTGAGAAATTAACTTGGTTATGTAATCTAATATTCCATTGACTTTTGAAAATTCCATATTAATTCTATTAAAAATTATACATATATCAGGAATACTATGTCATCGTAAAATTCTTCTTTCTTCGATTATAGTATCACACCCTTTTCTTTTAACAAAAATCGTTAACTGTAATTATTTCTGACTCGTGTCAAAAACCGTCGTTTCTGCTAAGTTTTCAACTTTTTAGTCTATAATAAAGTGTCGAACTATCTTGTCATGTCAGACACGTTCTTTTAAGACAAGCTAAATGCGACtaaagtgaagtgtcggagtaaaaTATATGATGACACGAAACCCGAGACGTGAGTAAGAATAGTGAGAAGGAAGAAAAGGGAGTGGACCTGATGAATGAGCATGAGGATAACGGCAGCATCACGGAAACCAGATTTAGGAAGAATAGCAAAAGCATTGGAGTGATTAAGAAGCTCATCACCAAATGCCCAATAAACAGCCGCAGAAGACGGAAGTGTTAATGTAAATACATACAATGTCGCCAACAAATAAATGTACTTGAATTTTTGAGGTTTCCACATGGCATGCATTATCTCCCTGTAATAATGTCCATATTATTCCAATCATTATTTCATTAATCATAACATACCATTAAGTTAAACACGAATTCTTATTTAAAACGGGTATTCGTTTAAATACAAAACATGTCAAATAACACAAATAAAATAACGGTAATGATACTTACCAAAATGGAATTAAATTAGGAATTTATGAGAATTTATGACACAATTACGCGTAAATTGATGTCATTAATGCTTGATTTAAGGTTTTCATTCCTTTTTTGGCACCTTAAAATACAGCCCTAAGGGCTGTATTTATCATTTTCCATAAAATAAAAGCAGAATGCTTAAATAAAGTTAAAAAAACGTGTTCTATCTATGCAAATGAGATGCTAAAGCAGAATGCTCGGCTCAGCTCGTTATCACCCCTACTCGTACTATACGATGGTCTAATACTAAAAGGGTTATTAATCATAAGGTATCATTTAAGTTAAATAATGTAATGATTATATATAGTTAACAAGCATAATAATCAAGATTTGTTCTACTTTGACTTAAATTGCCATGATATTTTGGACTGTATTCAAGAGTACACATGGGTGTCAGCATAAGTATAGAAGTTGTCATGCGGACAAATTTTGATTGTCACCTAACATCTCACTAATTATAGGTAATGAATGAATATCTTTTGCTTTTGAAAAAGAATTCTTATTTTAAAGTGTTTTTTTCTTTTGACTGGATTTAAAAGTATTatttttttacaacggtttttttcataaaacatggttTACGAGATAATAAAATTGGTTATTTTGTTTGTAAATGTAACTTAAGACCTTGTCAACGGTTTATTCATAAATTACAGGAGACTTAAAACTAAACAATTCAACACAAGATTTAAGTGAATTATCTCCTTGATCTACAATTCTCTGTAATAAATATATACGAAGATTAAGAGTTTAAGATTCGTAGAACAAAGTGCATAATTTACAATCTATCACATAGATTATCGAAATTAGTTAATTATATGAGCTTTTGAAACATCCAAACAGTCAAAAGATTGAGACACACCATTGTAAAGTATTACTACTATGTTATTGAAGCTAACATTCTAAACTTAAAAAACTCAATTAAAAAATGACAATTAGGAGTATTTTATGGAACAAAGGACCATTTTTATGGGAAGCTAATGATTTACACATCTCTTAATAAAATATTGTAATATaattatcacaaattcttgttttaaacgaaAGTATCCGTCTTATATTGTTAAAACAGATTAAATACTATGTATTTGCATATCTAAATGGTGTAATACTGAACCCATTTAACTATAAAACAGATATCTCCATTTCAAAAACACTAATATATAATTATATCTCCCCAAACAATAATCTTATTGGTAACAAAGGTATTGGAATTAGTAATTCACAAACTAAGTGGTAACAACAAAATCTTATGGGAATGTTACCAAACTTGTTATACATTTGATTCAAGACATTGGTTTTGTAGCATTTGTATGTATCCCATGATCAACAAACAAATGAGAACAATGAACATGATTATTCTAGTCAACTATACTTGTACTAGTGTAGGATATTTTAAGTCAATAATATGATTTTTGAAAGGACAtggtcaataataataataataataataataataataataataataataataataataatcatataaTAGTGCTATATATTATTGGTCTTAAATTTGAGTGGGGGGTATTTTACTTGATTAGAGGGATATTGTCTAATGGAATGGAATTTGTACTCAACTAAGCCATTGGAATccgagaaacccggcaaaagctGCTTAACCAAGCCGATTGAATTTTGTGAACCAATGTGGGGGCACTTTACCACTCATTTTATATCAAATAATCCGTCTTAAATAGAAAACGGATTAAATAGATCGACGAGGAAAAAAGCAGAATACCTAGAGAATAATACGAAGTAATCTTTTGTTCTATATATTGTTCCATATATTCATGTGGCAGTATTCAACTCGTTTTACATTTAAAGTGAATATGGTCGTCTTAAAGGAGACAGCTAACCACTCAATACCATTGTTTTTTATTTGACAGTATGATCTGATATTGCTACATATAATTAGATAATTTATTGTAAGACTATATTAATCACGAATCGATTACTGCTTAGTGACTCTTAATAAAACTCGTTACAGTCTAAGTAAGCGGTTTTTTTGGACACGATAAGAAGCTAATTAGAAAAAGATTCTTAATAATATAACATCAAAAATTGATGTACAAACTAATATTCACCATAATTAATGAAATAACCTTGTAAATGTTTTTCTTATTAGCTTTTTAATGTGTGTCTAAGCGTACATTTTAGAAAAACCGCCAAGTAAATATTACTCGAACAAAGTAGTCCTTAATTACAACTTATCGAAATATCATTTCTGggcatgttttaaaggtaacacTCACACTTGAAATCATGATTTATTCTTTCACACTTTCTATTTAAAGTAATAATTCATCCCAATtttcaattaaaaaaaataaaatggaatttTAATAATCAATGGATAAAGTATGTAAATAAGGTGATCATTATTGACAGGTTAAAAAGCTTACACTGTGACAGCATGCCCTCCAAAAGTATACAGTATATTGGTGGCGCCGGTAAAATACAGTACTAATTTCGTCGGCCCGGAATGTGTTACGCCTTCGACCTACACCGCATTAATACAATTCCGAAACTATCAAGCTATAGTCGATTTTCGATCTTTAACATAGTCGTAATTCATAAAGTTATTTATCCGTGTTAATGTTAAAAAATATCTGAATTGATACCTGACCATGGACGAGAGAAGCGATAGCCATATACCAAGCGGTATACGTGGTCATACCGAGACCAAGGAAAGACCAAATCCTATAGTTATGGAATGAGGGTATGAACACTGTTGTTGCACAGCATGCTCCAAATATGTAAGTCCAAGTCCGTTTGTCCAAATGGTCATTGATGTAGTATATGTTACTGTCAATTCATAATCCCAAACTATCAGCCAAAACTTATGTTGGAATAAATCCAATTCACATAACCTGATATAAAACCGTCACATAATCGACCAGTCTCAAACTAAGAGACTCGGTTAATCAGATGCTATGTCTGAACCCAAGTTTCGACCACTAGACTGAGACGGTTTATTAAAAAAACAAGAAAAGGCCAAGAAAAGAGTCAGAGTCTGACCTTGCACAAGCAATGAGTTGAATGACAGATCCAAAGAGCAGGAAAGTACAATTGAATGCTAACCCAACTGCTTTC is a window encoding:
- the LOC141595342 gene encoding auxin transporter-like protein 4, which produces MSEKLGEEAIVSNFSENDNNNNNNGDANIQDDDNAIFSMKNALWHGGSVWDAWFSCSSNQVAQVLLTLPYSFSQLGMVSGIILQVFYGFLGSWTAYLISVLYVEYRSRKEKEGVSFKNHVIQWFEVLDGLLGPYWKAVGLAFNCTFLLFGSVIQLIACASNIYYINDHLDKRTWTYIFGACCATTVFIPSFHNYRIWSFLGLGMTTYTAWYMAIASLVHGQVEGVTHSGPTKLVLYFTGATNILYTFGGHAVTVEIMHAMWKPQKFKYIYLLATLYVFTLTLPSSAAVYWAFGDELLNHSNAFAILPKSGFRDAAVILMLIHQFITFGFACTPLYFVWEKVIGMHDTKSICVRAIARLPVVIPIWFLAIIFPFFGPINSAVGALLVSFTVYIIPALAHMLTYRSASSRQNAAEKPPSFLPSWTAMYAINIFIVVWVLIVGFGFGGWASMTNFIRQIDTFGLFAKCYQCKPPTPPPSLAPSPHSHLH